DNA from Deltaproteobacteria bacterium:
CACAGGGAGTTCGGAAAGCGCGGATTGACGAAAAGAATTTTCATGGCGTGAAACTCCTCGTGCGGTCGGTCCTCGTGCGTGTGGTGTCCCGTGGTTTCCTTTTTGTTCCAGAACCGGTTTAGTGGTAACCTGCTTCAGAAAGCTCCTAAACCGACAATAAGGCGTATTTCCGCCACGTTATCAGCCGTCCAACGGGGATGTCAAGGTGGATTTCGTGGTTTTTGCGGCTTTCTCAGGGGCCTCCTCCGATGTCCATGATTCAGCTCCACAACGTGTCCAAGACGTATCTGCCGGATAACGCGGGAGTGAAGGACATCACGTTCCAGGTGGAGGCGGGCGAGTTCCTGTTCCTGTGCGGTCCCAGCGGCGCCGGAAAGTCCACGCTGCTGCGGTTGCTGTTCCGTTCCGAGCAGGCCTCCGAGGGCCAGATTCTCGTCAACGGACGCAACATCACGCGCCTGAAGGGGCCGGGACTGGCGGCTTACCGCAGGAAGCTGGGACTCGTTTTCCAGGACTTCAAGCTCATCCCGCACATGACCGCGCTGGAGAACGTCTCGCTGGCGGCGGACGTTGTCGGCGTTTCCTGGCGCCAGAGCCGGCGCCGGGCCTTCCGGCTGCTCTCCGAGCTCGGGCTGAAGGACAAGTACGGCGTGTTGCCGCCGGCCCTGTCGGGCGGCGAACAGCAGCGGGTGGCGATTGCGCGCGCCCTGGTGAACGAGCCCGAGATCGTGCTGGCGGACGAGCCCACCGGGAACCTGGACCCCGAGAGGGCGGCGGAGAGCCTGCGGCTTTTCGCGCGCATCAACGAGGAAGGCACCACCGTGCTCATCGCCACCCATGACCCGCGTCTGTTGCGCAGCTTCGACGGCCGCGTCCTGCTGATGCACCAGGGCCGGCTGCTGCGGCGCGCGGACCTGGAACCGGCGGCCTCCGCGCCATGAAACTCCCCCACGCCGCATTCGTGACCGGACGCGTGGTCCGGAGCCTGAAGGAACTCTTCTGGACCCATTTGTTGACCGCCGGCGTCATGGCCATGACCCTGCTGGTGTTCGGCGGGTTCCTGCTGATCCAGCAGAACCTCGGTCAACTGGTGCGCGGGTGGGGCGAGGACCTC
Protein-coding regions in this window:
- a CDS encoding ATP-binding cassette domain-containing protein, which codes for MIQLHNVSKTYLPDNAGVKDITFQVEAGEFLFLCGPSGAGKSTLLRLLFRSEQASEGQILVNGRNITRLKGPGLAAYRRKLGLVFQDFKLIPHMTALENVSLAADVVGVSWRQSRRRAFRLLSELGLKDKYGVLPPALSGGEQQRVAIARALVNEPEIVLADEPTGNLDPERAAESLRLFARINEEGTTVLIATHDPRLLRSFDGRVLLMHQGRLLRRADLEPAASAP